One window of Acipenser ruthenus chromosome 17, fAciRut3.2 maternal haplotype, whole genome shotgun sequence genomic DNA carries:
- the LOC117423550 gene encoding protein sidekick-2-like isoform X3 codes for MSPACRTHAAGFARLWAVFGYSAWLKSSTNWILWFSLLFSTTSAQDDVPPYFKTEPVRAQLHLERNRLVLTCMAEGSWPLEFKWIHNNTEITRFSLEYRYMIPSLDRAHAGFYRCIVRNRVGALMQRRTEVQVAYMGNFEDGERSQSVSQGEGAVIPAPRIQSLPQPQVTWFRDGRKIPPSSRIAITLDNTLVILSTVAPDAGRYYVQAVNDKNGENKTSQPITLSVENVGGPADPIAPTIIIPPRNTSVASGTSEVTMECVANARPLIKLSIVWRKDGVLVTNGLSDFNRRLTILNPTVHQSGRYECEAVLRSSSVPSVSAGAYLHVLEPPQFVKEPERHITAEMEKVVDIPCQARGVPKPEILWFKDAVPISSLKIPRYRVLPGGTLQVNGLLPDDTGMFQCFASNQAGELQTNTYLAVTSISPNITAGPADSTVIDGMSVILHCETSGAPRPAITWQKGERILASGSVQLPRFTLLESGSLLISPSHISDAGTYSCLATNSRGIDEANADLIVWARTRITSPPQDQSVIKGTKATMACGVTHDPSITVRYVWEKEGSVLHTNSNPRIRLDPDGTLHISQTWSGDIGTYTCHVTSVGGNDSRSAHLRVRQLPHAPENPVAVLSLVERRAINLTWAKPFDGNSPLIRYILEVSENNAPWTVLLANIEPESSAVTVSGLIPARSYQFRICAVNDVGKGQFSKETERLSLPEEPPSAPPQNVIASGRTNQSIMIQWQPPAESHQNGIIRGYVIRYCLSGLPVGYQYKNITNPDVNNLLLEDLIIWTNYEIEVAAYNEAGLGVHSHTVTEWTLQGVPTVAPGNVHAEAVNSTTIRFSWTAPSPQFINGINQGYKLLAWEPGQEEEVTVVTVRPNFQDSIHVGYIKGLKKFTEYSTSVLCFTTPGDGPRSTAQVLRTHEDIPGPVGHLSFTEILDTSLKVSWREPIEKNGILTGYRISWEEYNRTNTRVTHYLPNVTLQYRVTGLTALTTYTIEVAAMTSQGQGQLSSSTISSGVPPELPGPPTNMAISNIGPRSVTLQFKPGYDGKTSISRWQVEAQIGVIGENEEWVLLHQLPNEPDARSLEVPNLNPYTFYRFRMRQVNIVGTSPSSQPSRKIQTLQAPPDIAPANVTLRTASETSLWLRWVPLPEWEYNGNPEFVGYRVQYSRTGTEGRALTHGIPDRLEREFTIEDLEEWAEYEVRVQAVNGIGAGPWSQPVRGRTRESVPSSGPTNISAFATTSSSILVRWSEVPEPDRNGLVLGYKVVYKEKDSDSALQFWTAEGNATHSLLLSDLGKYVLYEIKVLAFTRIGDGVPSNPPILERTLDDVPGPPVGILFPEVRTTSVRLIWQSPAQPNGIILAYQITYRLNSTNSNTATVDVLNPSARQYTATGLKPELVYVFRITAQTRKGWGEAAEALVVTTEKRDRPQPTSLPTVRQEDVQARKVLLSWEPGSDGLSPVRYYTVQYRELPDSNWTVHSASVNHEASSYIVDRLKPFTSYQFRVKSTNDIGDSEFSEESEAITTLQDAPDEAPVILSVTPHTTTSVLIRWQPPSEEHVNGILLGFQIRYRELLYDGLRSFTVRTVNSPTATWAELTSPYSVRNLTESSLTQYELDNLSKHKRYEIRLSVYNAVGEGPTSAPQEVFVGEAVPTGPPQNVAIQSATATQLDVTWDPPPVEAQNGDIQGYKIFYWEFQRQNETERLRTLFLPEGGVKLKNLTGYTTYMISVGAFNAAGDGPRSPATRGRTQQAAPSASSFIHFGELTTTSVNVSWGEPVYPNGIIEGYRLIYEPCTPVDGVSKIVTVDVKGNSPRWMKIKDLADGVTYNFRIRAKTFAYGPEVEANITTGPGEGAPGPPGEPFISRYGSALTIHWASGDPGRGPISRYVIEARPSDEGLWDILIKDIPKEVTSYTFSMDILKQGVSYDFRVIGVNDYGYGSPSAPSPSISAQKVAPFYEEWWFLVVVALVGLIFILLLVFILIIRGQSKKYAKKSDSGNNSNCNALSHGEMVSLDEGRFPALELNNRKLSVKNSFCRKNGVYTRSPPRPSPGSLHYSDEDVSTKYNDLIPAESSSLTEKPSEISESQEALFYVKNAGLHVLPLHWGSDSEYEVDQDRPKTHSFVNHYISDPTYYNSWRRQQKGISRVQAYSYTESDSGEPEPSALPPPLPPLPPLPPQLNSVPKGQGQGSLYRPKGSRTPTPQQQPSIPPSQNSTLYRPPSSLAPGSRAPIAGFSSFV; via the exons ATGACGTGCCTCCCTATTTCAAGACGGAGCCTGTGCGCGCTCAGCTGCACTTGGAGAGAAACAGGCTGGTCCTCACCTGCATGGCGGAGGGCAGCTGGCCGCTGGAGTTCAAGTGGATCCACAACAACACAGAGATCACCCGCTTCTCCCTGGAGTACAG gtATATGATCCCCTCGCTGGACCGCGCACATGCCGGCTTCTACCGATGCATCGTACGAAACCGCGTGGGCGCCCTCATGCAGAGGAGGACTGAAGTGCAGGTGGCTT aCATGGGTAACTTTGAGGATGGGGAGCGATCTCAGAGCGTGTCCCAGGGGGAGGGTGCGGTCATCCCTGCCCCGCGGATACAAAGCCTCCCCCAACCGCAGGTCACCTGGTTCCGGGACGGACGCAAGATACCGCCCAGCAGCCGCAT AGCGATCACGCTGGACAACACGCTGGTCATCCTGTCCACAGTGGCTCCGGACGCCGGTCGCTACTACGTTCAAGCAGTCAACGACAAGAATGGAGAGAACAAGACAAGCCAGCCAATCACGCTCTCCGTGGAGA ACGTGGGCGGCCCTGCTGATCCCATCGCCCCAACCATCATCATTCCCCCCCGCAACACCAGCGTGGCCTCGGGGACCTCAGAGGTGACCATGGAGTGCGTCGCTAATGCCAG GCCCCTTATCAAGCTGAGTATCGTATGGCGGAAGGATGGAGTCCTGGTGACCAATGGTCTGAGTGACTTTAACCGCCGGCTGACCATCCTGAACCCAACAGTGCACCAGTCTGGACGCTACGAGTGCGAGGCTGTCCTGCGCAGCAGCAGCGTGCCCTCGGTCAGCGCCGGAGCCTACCTCCACGTTCTAG AGCCGCCCCAGTTTGTGAAGGAGCCTGAGAGACACATCACTGCAGAGATGGAGAAGGTGGTGGACATCCCCTGCCAGGCCCGAG gtgTGCCGAAACCAGAGATCCTCTGGTTCAAGGACGCGGTCCCTATCAGCTCATTGAAGATTCCTCGATACCGCGTGTTGCCGGGCGGCACTCTGCAGGTGAACGGGCTCCTGCCTGACGACACCGGAATGTTCCAGTGCTTCGCGAGTAACCAGGCCGGAGAATTGCAGACCAACACCTACCTCGCCGTCACCA GCATCTCCCCGAACATCACGGCGGGTCCTGCTGACAGCACAGTGATCGATGGCATGTCAGTGATTCTGCACTGCGAGACCTCGGGAGCACCCCGGCCAGCCATCACCTGGCAGAAAG GAGAGAGGATCCTTGCCAGTGGTTCAGTCCAGCTCCCCCGCTTCACTCTGCTGGAGTCGGGCAGTCTGCTCATTAGCCCCTCCCACATCTCCGATGCTGGCACCTACAGCTGCCTAGCAACCAACTCGCGAGGCATCGACGAGGCGAACGCTGACCTCATCGTCTGGG cacgAACCCGGATCACGAGCCCCCCCCAGGACCAGAGTGTCATCAAGGGAACCAAAGCCACCATGGCGTGCGGAGTGACCCACGACCCCAGCATCACTGTCAG GTACGTGTGGGAGAAGGAAGGCTCAGTGCTCCACACCAACTCCAACCCACGCATCCGCCTGGACCCCGACGGGACCCTGCACATCTCCCAGACCTGGTCCGGAGACATCGGCACCTACACCTGCCACGTCACCTCCGTGGGAGGCAACGACTCCCGCAGTGCACACCTCCGAGTCAG GCAGCTCCCTCACGCTCCTGAGAACCCTGTAGCAGTGCTGAGCTTGGTGGAGCGGAGAGCCATCAACCTGACCTGGGCCAAGCCCTTTGACGGGAACAGCCCCCTCATCCGCTACATCCTGGAGGTGTCCGAGAATA ATGCTCCCTGGACTGTGCTGCTGGCCAATATCGAACCCGAGTCCTCTGCAGTAACGGTCAGCGGCCTCATCCCGGCCCGCTCGTACCAGTTCAGGATCTGTGCGGTCAACGACGTGGGGAAGGGTCAGTTCAGCAAGGAGACCGAAAG ACTGTCCCTCCCGGAGGAGCCCCCCAGCGCCCCCCCGCAGAACGTCATCGCCAGCGGACGCACCAACCAGTCCATCATGATCCAGTGGCAGCCGCCGGCCGAGAGCCACCAGAACGGCATTATCCGTGGATACGTGATACG gTACTGTCTGTCTGGGTTGCCGGTGGGCTATCAGTATAAGAACATCACCAACCCTGATGTGAACAACCTGCTGCTGGAGGATCTGATCATCTGGACCAACTACGAGATTGAGGTTGCAGCCTACAACGAGGCTGGACTGGGGGTCCACAGCCACACTGTGACCGAGTGGACCCTGCAGGGAG TGCCCACAGTGGCCCCGGGGAACGTCCATGCCGAGGCTGTGAATTCCACCACCATCCGCTTCAGCTGGACTGCGCCCAGCCCGCAGTTCATCAACGGTATCAACCAGGGCTACAAG CTGTTGGCATGGGAACCAGGTCAGGAGGAGGAGGTTACCGTGGTGACAGTGAGGCCTAACTTCCAGGACAGCATCCACGTGGGGTACATCAAAGGGCTGAAGAAGTTCACCGAGTATTCCACCTCCGTGCTGTGCTTCACCACTCCGGGGGACGGGCCTCGCAGCACTGCCCAGGTCCTGCGCACGCACGAGGACA tcCCTGGTCCGGTCGGTCACCTGAGCTTCACTGAGATTCTGGACACTTCTCTGAAAGTGAGCTGGAGGGAGCCAATCGAGAAGAACGGCATCCTCACAG GATACCGCATCTCCTGGGAGGAGTACAACCGCACCAACACGCGCGTGACACACTACCTGCCCAACGTGACGCTGCAGTACCGCGTGACGGGCCTCACCGCCCTCACCACCTACACCATCGAGGTGGCAGCCATGACCTCCCAGGGCCAGGGGCAGCTCTCCTCCTCCACCATCTCCTCAGGGGTCCCTCCGG AGCTGCCGGGCCCCCCCACCAACATGGCAATCTCCAACATCGGCCCCCGATCGGTCACCCTGCAGTTCAAACCGGGCTACGACGGCAAGACCTCTATCTCCAGGTGGCAGGTTGAGGCTCAG atcggTGTCATCGGTGAGAATGAAGAATGGGTCTTGCTGCACCAGCTTCCCAATGAGCCGGACGCCCGCTCCCTCGAGGTGCCGAACCTCAACCCGTACACCTTCTACAG GTTTCGAATGCGGCAGGTGAACATCGTGGGCACCAGCCCCTCCAGCCAGCCCTCCCGCAAGATCCAGACCCTGCAGGCTCCCCCTGATATTGCCCCTGCCAACGTGACCCTGCGCACGGCCAGTGAGACCAGCCTCTGGCTCCGATGGGTG CCCCTGCCGGAGTGGGAGTACAACGGGAACCCCGAGTTTGTTGGGTACCGGGTGCAGTACTCCCGCACGGGGACTGAGGGCCGAGCGCTGACCCACGGGATCCCAGACCGGCTGGAGAGGGAGTTCACCATCGAGGACCTGGAGGAGTGGGCGGAGTACGAGGTGCGCGTGCAGGCGGTCAACGGCATTGGAGCGGGGCCCTGGAGCCAGCCAGTGCGGGGCCGCACTCGGGAGTCTG TTCCCTCCTCTGGCCCCACCAACAtctctgccttcgccaccaccTCCAGCAGCATCCTGGTTCGCTGGTCTGAGGTCCCGGAACCCGACAGGAACGGACTCGTTCTCGGATACAAG GTTGTGTACAAGGAGAAGGACTCTGACTCGGCTCTGCAGTTCTGGACAGCCGAGGGGAACGCCACCCACAGCCTCCTGCTCAGCGACCTGGGGAAGTACGTCCTGTACGAGATCAAGGTGCTGGCGTTCACGCGGATAGGAGACGGGGTACCCAGCAACCCGCCCATACTGGAGAGGACCCTGGACGACG TGCCCGGTCCCCCAGTGGGGATTCTGTTCCCCGAGGTCCGGACCACCTCTGTGAGGCTCATCTGGCAGTCCCCGGCCCAGCCCAACGGCATCATCCTGG CCTACCAGATAACTTACCGGCTAAATTCAACcaatagcaacacagcaacagtGGATGTGCTGAACCCCAGTGCGCGGCAGTACACAGCGACCGGGCTCAAACCAGAGCTGGTGTATGTGTTCCGCATCACAGCTCAGACGCGGAAAGGCTGGGGGGAGGCGGCTGAGGCACTGGTAGTCACCACTGAGAAGAGAG ACCGGCCCCAGCCCACCAGCTTGCCCACAGTCAGACAGGAGGATGTGCAGGCCCGAAAGGTGCTGTTGTCGTGGGAACCAGGCAGCGACGGCCTCTCCCCGGTCCGCTACTACACCGTCCAGTACCGAGAGCTGCCGGACAGCAACTGGACTGTCCACTCAGCCTCAGTTAACCATGAGGCCAGCTCTTACATCGTGGACAG GCTGAAGCCCTTCACTTCATACCAGTTCCGGGTGAAATCGACCAATGACATCGGAGACAGCGAGTTCAGCGAGGAGAGCGAGGCAATCACCACGCTACAGGACG CCCCGGATGAAGCCCCAGTAATACTGTCTGTGACACCGCACACTACAACCTCCGTGCTGATTCGCTGGCAG CCTCCCTCGGAGGAGCACGTCAACGGGATCCTGCTGGGGTTCCAGATCCGATACCGTGAGCTGCTGTACGATGGCCTGCGCAGCTTCACCGTGAGGACGGTGAACAGCCCCACCGCGACCTGGGCGGAGCTGACCT CCCCTTACAGTGTGCGGAACCTGACCGAATCCTCACTCACACAATACGAGCTGGACA ACCTGAGTAAACACAAGCGCTACGAGATCCGACTGAGCGTGTACAACGCCGTGGGGGAGGGTCCGACCAGCGCACCGCAGGAAGTCTTCGTGGGAGAGGCGG TTCCCACTGGTCCACCGCAGAATGTAGCCATCCAATCGGCAACCGCGACCCAGCTTGACGTCACCTGGGACCCGCCCCCTGTTGAGGCGCAGAACGGAGATATCCAGGGGTACAAG ATCTTCTACTGGGAGTTCCAGCGGCAGAATGAGACGGAGCGTCTGCGGACCCTCTTCCTGCCGGAGGGCGGGGTGAAGCTGAAGAACCTGACAGGGTACACCACCTACATGATCAGCGTGGGGGCCTTCAACGCGGCAGGGGACGGCCCGCGCAGCCCGGCCACACGGGGGCGCACTCAGCAAGCAG CTCCCAGTGCTTCCAGTTTCATCCACTTCGGAGAGCTCACCACCACCTCGGTCAACGTGTCCTGGGGGGAGCCCGTCTACCCCAACGGCATCATCGAGGGTTATCGACTCATCTACGAACCCTGCACCCCCGTCGATG GAGTCAGTAAGATCGTGACGGTGGATGTCAAGGGGAACTCTCCCCGGTGGATGAAGATCAAGGACCTGGCGGACGGGGTAACCTACAACTTCCGCATCCGGGCCAAGACCTTCGCATATGGACCAGAGGTGGAGGCCAACATCACCACTGGACCAGGAGAGG GTGCCCCTGGCCCTCCCGGGGAGCCCTTCATCTCTCGCTACGGCTCGGCTCTCACTATCCACTGGGCGAGCGGAGACCCCGGAAGAGGCCCCATCAGCCGCTACGTCATTGAGGCCAGACCCTCAG ATGAGGGACTGTGGGATATCCTGATCAAGGACATCCCGAAGGAAGTGACATCATACACCTTCAGCATGGACATTCTGAAGCAGGGGGTGAGCTACGACTTCCGGGTCATTGGGGTCAACGACTATGGCTACGGCTCCCCCAgcgccccctccccctccatctCCG CCCAGAAGGTGGCACCCTTCTATGAGGAGTGGTGGTTCCTGGTGGTGGTGGCTCTGGTGGGGCTCATCTTTATCCTGCTGCTCGTATTCATCCTGATCATCCGCGGGCAGAGCAAGAAGTACGCCAAGAAATCGGACTCAG GGAATAACTCGAACTGCAACGCCCTGAGTCACGGAGAGATGGTGAGTCTGGATGAGGGACGGTTCCCAGCACTGGAGCTCAACAACCGGAAGCTGTCTGTGAAGAACTCCTTCTGCCGCAAGAACGGAGTCTACACCAG GTCTCCTCCTCGGCCCAGCCCTGGCAGCCTGCACTACTCGGACGAGGACGTCAGCACCAAATACAACGACCTGATCCCAGCGGAGAGCAGCAGCTTGACAGAGAAACCCTCGGAGATCTCAGAGTCTCAG